In Candidatus Polarisedimenticolaceae bacterium, a single window of DNA contains:
- a CDS encoding molecular chaperone TorD family protein, which yields MKSEALLRASASWRLLGLLFERPRPGWAEEVAKVAALLDADDLREAASHAGEVDEGTYLRWFGPGGAASPREVAYRGWEDPGRVLSDLATFYDAFAFRPRAEDPHDHVAVLAGFVGYLWLKEGYAAQCGREEEAHLTAEARGRFAGEHLRPVAGPILRKLSASGAPAVWELAAAALVRRVGDVPDPLPVVPPDDDAMECPGATG from the coding sequence GTGAAGTCCGAGGCGCTCCTTCGCGCGTCGGCGTCGTGGCGGCTCCTGGGCCTTCTCTTCGAGCGCCCGCGCCCGGGTTGGGCCGAGGAGGTCGCGAAGGTCGCCGCGCTCCTCGACGCGGACGACCTCCGGGAGGCGGCGTCGCACGCGGGGGAGGTCGACGAAGGGACGTACCTGCGCTGGTTCGGACCCGGCGGGGCGGCGTCCCCGCGCGAGGTCGCCTATCGCGGTTGGGAGGATCCCGGTCGCGTCCTGTCCGATCTCGCGACGTTCTACGACGCCTTCGCCTTCCGACCGCGCGCGGAGGACCCGCACGACCACGTCGCCGTGCTCGCGGGATTCGTCGGGTACCTGTGGCTCAAGGAGGGGTACGCGGCGCAGTGCGGGCGCGAGGAGGAGGCGCACCTCACCGCGGAGGCGCGCGGCAGGTTCGCGGGGGAGCACCTGCGCCCCGTCGCGGGACCGATACTCCGGAAGTTGTCGGCCTCCGGCGCGCCTGCCGTGTGGGAGCTCGCGGCGGCGGCGCTGGTCCGCCGCGTCGGGGACGTCCCCGACCCGCTTCCCGTCGTCCCCCCCGACGACGACGCGATGGAGTGCCCGGGGGCGACGGGGTAG
- a CDS encoding ethylbenzene dehydrogenase-related protein has protein sequence MRRYVLVAVALALAGSCSRAPVFVPEVVVAQAATLPADPADPAWNALPVHRAPLLLQDLVEPRLMTPSTAEVRVRAASDGTRVAFRLEWDDASKEDVPGPAMFTDACAVQLPARTEPDVPAPQMGEIGKPVEITHWRATWQAVVDGRADDIHALYPGAATPHYPFDAESLKAGSPEQVEMASRYAPARNLGNTMAGPRTKPVEDLVAEGPGSLQPAPRTVSDGKGTRLEAGWAVVVSRPLPAGLAPGGRTEVAFAIWQGNAGEVGARKMRSAWTPMKLEARP, from the coding sequence ATGCGCCGCTACGTGCTCGTCGCCGTCGCCCTCGCCCTCGCGGGCTCGTGCAGCCGCGCCCCGGTGTTCGTCCCGGAGGTGGTCGTCGCCCAGGCCGCGACCCTCCCCGCCGACCCCGCGGACCCCGCGTGGAACGCCCTGCCCGTCCATCGTGCGCCCCTGCTCCTGCAGGACCTGGTCGAACCCCGGCTGATGACCCCCTCGACCGCGGAGGTGCGGGTGCGCGCGGCCTCCGACGGCACGCGCGTCGCCTTCCGCCTGGAGTGGGACGACGCGTCGAAGGAGGACGTTCCCGGACCGGCGATGTTCACCGACGCCTGCGCCGTGCAGCTGCCGGCGCGAACCGAACCGGACGTCCCCGCGCCCCAGATGGGCGAGATCGGAAAGCCGGTCGAGATCACGCATTGGCGGGCGACGTGGCAGGCCGTGGTGGACGGGCGCGCCGACGACATCCACGCGCTTTACCCGGGCGCCGCGACCCCCCACTACCCCTTCGACGCCGAGTCGCTGAAGGCGGGATCCCCCGAGCAGGTCGAGATGGCGTCCCGGTACGCCCCGGCGCGAAATCTGGGGAACACGATGGCCGGCCCCAGGACGAAACCGGTCGAGGACCTCGTCGCCGAAGGGCCCGGCTCGCTGCAACCCGCACCTCGCACCGTGTCCGACGGAAAAGGCACGCGGCTCGAGGCGGGATGGGCGGTCGTCGTGTCGCGCCCCCTTCCGGCCGGGCTCGCCCCCGGAGGGCGCACGGAGGTCGCGTTCGCGATCTGGCAGGGGAACGCGGGCGAGGTCGGCGCGCGGAAGATGCGCTCGGCCTGGACGCCGATGAAGCTCGAGGCGCGGCCGTGA
- a CDS encoding 4Fe-4S dicluster domain-containing protein: MARVHNWQLGREMSYWYPESRPQKQFGAIFDVNKCIACQTCTLACKTTWTSGKGQEYMLWNNVETKPYGFYPLAWDVHVLEKLGSQDWTNGRYEGRTLFEAAQAGERVVGWRPQEIDYAHPNVGEDDCAGPMIDAGAFLQVPHLSWFFYLARICNHCTYPACLASCPRGSIYKRPEDGIVLLDQGRCRGYQECVKACPYKKTFFNPMTGTSEKCIACFPKIEQGLQPQCFVNCIGKIRFAGFIDTPDKVREDNPIDYLVHVRKVALPLFPQFGLEPNVYYVPPIHAPRAYLDQMFGPGVDHAIETYRSAVDDKTLAGLFALFGCTDRIVPRFRRQGDVMLGLEEDGTEIVRVPITEPVQVRPAHDPRFGVIRTNTP, translated from the coding sequence ATGGCACGCGTGCACAACTGGCAGCTCGGCCGCGAGATGTCGTACTGGTACCCCGAGTCGCGGCCGCAAAAACAGTTCGGCGCGATCTTCGACGTCAACAAGTGCATCGCGTGCCAGACCTGCACGCTCGCCTGCAAGACGACCTGGACCTCGGGGAAGGGCCAGGAGTACATGCTCTGGAACAACGTCGAGACGAAGCCGTACGGCTTCTACCCCCTCGCCTGGGACGTGCACGTCCTCGAGAAGCTCGGAAGCCAGGACTGGACGAACGGGCGCTACGAGGGGCGGACCCTGTTCGAGGCGGCGCAGGCCGGAGAACGCGTCGTGGGATGGCGTCCCCAGGAGATCGACTACGCGCACCCCAACGTCGGCGAGGACGACTGCGCGGGGCCGATGATCGACGCCGGCGCCTTCCTCCAGGTTCCGCACCTGAGCTGGTTTTTCTACCTCGCGCGGATCTGCAACCACTGCACCTACCCGGCGTGTCTGGCCTCCTGCCCGCGCGGCTCGATCTACAAGCGCCCCGAGGACGGGATCGTCCTCCTCGACCAGGGGCGTTGTCGCGGCTACCAGGAATGCGTGAAGGCGTGCCCCTACAAGAAGACCTTCTTCAACCCGATGACGGGGACCTCCGAGAAGTGCATCGCCTGTTTCCCGAAGATCGAGCAGGGGCTGCAGCCTCAGTGCTTCGTGAACTGCATCGGGAAGATCCGCTTCGCCGGGTTCATCGACACCCCCGACAAGGTGCGGGAGGACAACCCGATCGATTACCTCGTGCACGTGCGCAAGGTGGCGCTCCCGCTGTTCCCGCAGTTCGGGCTCGAGCCCAACGTCTACTACGTGCCCCCGATCCACGCGCCGAGGGCCTATCTCGACCAGATGTTCGGCCCCGGCGTCGATCACGCGATCGAGACGTACCGCTCCGCCGTCGACGACAAGACGCTCGCGGGCCTGTTCGCCCTGTTCGGGTGTACGGACCGGATCGTCCCGCGATTCCGCCGCCAGGGGGACGTGATGCTCGGGCTCGAGGAGGACGGCACCGAGATCGTGCGCGTCCCGATCACCGAGCCGGTGCAGGTTCGTCCCGCCCACGACCCGCGCTTCGGCGTCATCCGCACGAACACCCCCTGA
- a CDS encoding molybdopterin-dependent oxidoreductase, with translation MSRDLDRRRFLKSVSAAGFGAFVVSATDGWGLDAPDNPLARYPNRDWEHAYRDLWKYDSIFTFQCAPNDTHNCILNAYVRSGVITRIGPTMKYGEAEDLDGNRVSHRWDPRVCQKGLALTRRFYGDRRVRHPMVRLGWKTWVEKGFPRGEDGKPPKEYFNRGKDTWVRVTHEEAASLVAAALVDIARTYTGEKGSSLLKAQGYDDLMVEATKGAGTQVLKFRGGMPLLGMTRVFGMYRLANAMALVDAKLRGVAPDKALGARGFDNYSWHTDLPPGHPMVTGQQTVEFDLHALEHAKTVVVWGMNFITTKMPDAHWLTEARLKGTRIVVIACEYSATCTKADDAIVVRPGTTPALALGLSHVILRDGLYDADYVKRWTDLPLLVRMDNLRYLRVSEVFGDAPAALRNQTEVQAPGDKTAPPGLHDAMLIPKAIRDAWGDFVWWDRKTNAPSRLNRDQVGKFSPIGDPRLEGVVEVALKDGTKVRCRPVFDLVKEYCAHFDPKTTEECTWAPAAAVEALAKQVAKTPGTTLFAIGMGPNQFFNNDNKDRAIFLLASLTGNVGRIAGNVGSYAGNYRTAMFNGAPQYINENPFDLELDPAKPARPKQYWVAESAHYYNHEDHFLKVGKKVLTGKGHIPAPTKSMWFANANSILGNVKWHYNTVMNVLPKIEMIAVNDWWWSTSCEWADVVFAVDSWCELKHPDMTASVTNPFLGVFPRTPLPKIFDTRGDIEVLEAVARKLGERIADPRFTDLFKFVRDDRAEVYLQRILDFSSNAKGYRFTELEARARRGVPALMMNRTNPKAVGYEQVTDSRPWYTKSGRLEYYREEPEFIGAGENLPVHREPIDSTFYEPNVIVAPAHEAIRPDGPESYGVERSDLSCEVRQGRNVVKTWAQTRGSAHPLAKDGYKFVFHTPKYRHGAHTMPIDVDMVAILFGPFGDIYRHDKRMPFVSEGYVDINPLDAKALGIDDGDYVWIDSDPEDRPFRGWQKDKENYKWARLLCRARYYPGTPRGVTRMWFNMYGASPGSYEGQHTRPDGLAKNPRSPYQAMFRSGSHQSTTRGWLKPTLMTDSLVRKELMGQKIGEGFVPDVHCPTGAPREAIVKITRAEAGGLDGRGIWRPAQLGFRPSYENEAMKLYLAGGFVRKNGRRG, from the coding sequence GACCGACGGCTGGGGGCTCGACGCCCCCGACAACCCGCTGGCGCGTTACCCGAACCGCGACTGGGAGCACGCCTACCGCGACCTCTGGAAATACGACTCGATCTTCACGTTCCAATGCGCGCCGAACGATACGCACAACTGCATCCTCAACGCCTACGTCCGGTCGGGGGTCATCACGAGGATCGGGCCGACGATGAAGTACGGCGAGGCGGAGGATCTCGACGGGAATCGCGTGAGCCACCGCTGGGACCCTCGGGTCTGCCAGAAGGGACTCGCCCTGACCCGGCGCTTCTACGGCGACCGGCGCGTCCGCCATCCGATGGTCCGCCTGGGTTGGAAGACGTGGGTCGAGAAGGGGTTCCCGCGCGGCGAGGACGGGAAACCTCCCAAGGAGTACTTCAACCGCGGGAAGGACACCTGGGTCCGGGTCACCCACGAGGAGGCCGCCTCCCTCGTCGCCGCCGCGCTCGTCGACATCGCGAGGACCTACACCGGGGAGAAGGGATCGTCGCTCCTCAAGGCCCAGGGTTACGACGACCTCATGGTGGAGGCGACGAAGGGCGCGGGAACGCAGGTCCTGAAGTTCCGCGGCGGCATGCCGCTCCTGGGGATGACGCGCGTCTTCGGGATGTACCGCCTGGCCAACGCCATGGCGCTCGTGGACGCCAAGCTCCGCGGGGTCGCGCCCGACAAGGCGCTGGGGGCCCGCGGCTTCGACAACTACTCGTGGCACACGGATCTTCCGCCGGGCCACCCGATGGTGACCGGCCAGCAGACGGTCGAGTTCGACCTCCACGCCCTCGAGCACGCGAAGACGGTCGTCGTCTGGGGGATGAACTTCATCACGACGAAGATGCCCGACGCCCACTGGCTCACCGAGGCGCGGCTCAAGGGAACGCGGATCGTCGTCATCGCCTGCGAGTACTCGGCGACCTGCACGAAGGCCGACGACGCGATCGTCGTCCGGCCCGGGACGACGCCCGCCCTGGCGCTGGGCCTCTCGCACGTGATCCTGCGCGACGGCCTCTACGACGCGGACTACGTCAAGCGCTGGACCGACCTTCCGCTCCTCGTCCGCATGGACAACCTGCGGTACCTGCGGGTCTCGGAGGTCTTCGGCGACGCTCCGGCGGCGCTGCGCAACCAGACCGAAGTGCAGGCGCCGGGGGACAAGACCGCTCCGCCGGGCCTGCACGACGCGATGCTGATCCCCAAGGCGATCCGGGACGCCTGGGGGGATTTCGTCTGGTGGGACCGGAAGACGAACGCACCCTCCCGCCTCAACCGCGACCAGGTCGGGAAGTTCTCCCCGATCGGCGACCCTCGGCTCGAGGGGGTCGTGGAGGTCGCGCTGAAGGACGGGACGAAGGTCCGTTGCCGCCCGGTCTTCGACCTCGTGAAGGAGTACTGCGCGCATTTCGACCCGAAGACGACCGAGGAGTGCACGTGGGCCCCCGCCGCAGCCGTCGAGGCGCTCGCCAAGCAGGTCGCGAAGACCCCCGGCACGACCCTGTTCGCGATCGGGATGGGTCCGAACCAGTTCTTCAACAACGACAACAAGGACCGCGCGATCTTCCTGCTCGCCTCGCTCACCGGGAACGTCGGCCGGATCGCGGGAAACGTCGGCTCGTACGCCGGGAACTACCGGACGGCGATGTTCAACGGCGCCCCGCAGTACATCAACGAGAATCCGTTCGACCTCGAGCTCGACCCCGCGAAGCCCGCGCGGCCGAAGCAGTACTGGGTCGCCGAATCGGCCCACTACTACAACCACGAGGACCACTTCCTGAAGGTCGGCAAGAAGGTCCTCACCGGCAAGGGGCACATCCCCGCGCCGACGAAGTCGATGTGGTTCGCGAACGCCAACTCGATCCTCGGCAACGTCAAGTGGCACTACAACACCGTGATGAACGTCCTCCCGAAGATCGAGATGATCGCCGTCAACGACTGGTGGTGGTCGACCTCGTGCGAGTGGGCCGACGTCGTCTTCGCGGTGGACTCCTGGTGCGAGCTGAAGCATCCGGACATGACCGCCTCGGTCACGAACCCGTTTCTCGGCGTCTTCCCGCGCACCCCGCTTCCGAAGATCTTCGACACGCGGGGGGACATCGAGGTCCTCGAGGCCGTCGCGCGCAAGCTCGGCGAGCGCATCGCCGATCCGCGCTTCACCGACCTCTTCAAGTTCGTCCGGGACGACCGGGCGGAGGTCTACCTGCAGCGGATCCTGGACTTCTCCTCGAACGCCAAGGGGTACCGGTTCACCGAGCTCGAGGCGCGCGCCAGGCGCGGCGTTCCCGCCCTGATGATGAACCGCACGAACCCGAAAGCGGTCGGGTACGAGCAGGTCACCGACTCGAGGCCCTGGTACACGAAGTCGGGGCGCCTCGAGTACTACCGCGAGGAGCCGGAGTTCATCGGCGCCGGCGAGAACCTCCCCGTCCACCGCGAGCCGATCGACTCGACCTTCTACGAGCCGAACGTGATCGTCGCGCCGGCGCACGAAGCGATCCGCCCCGACGGCCCGGAGAGTTACGGGGTCGAGCGGAGCGATCTCTCGTGCGAGGTCCGGCAGGGGCGCAACGTCGTCAAGACCTGGGCGCAGACGCGGGGCTCCGCGCACCCGCTCGCGAAGGACGGATACAAGTTCGTCTTCCATACCCCCAAGTACCGCCACGGCGCGCACACGATGCCGATCGACGTCGACATGGTGGCGATCCTGTTCGGTCCGTTCGGCGACATCTACCGCCACGACAAACGCATGCCGTTCGTGAGCGAGGGGTACGTCGACATCAACCCGCTCGACGCGAAGGCGCTCGGAATCGACGACGGCGACTACGTGTGGATCGACTCCGACCCGGAGGACCGCCCGTTCCGCGGCTGGCAGAAGGACAAGGAGAACTACAAGTGGGCGCGCCTGCTGTGCCGGGCGCGGTACTACCCGGGGACGCCGCGAGGCGTGACGCGCATGTGGTTCAACATGTACGGCGCCTCCCCGGGCTCCTACGAGGGGCAACACACCCGTCCCGACGGGCTCGCGAAGAACCCGCGCAGCCCCTACCAGGCGATGTTCCGCTCGGGGTCGCACCAGTCGACGACCCGCGGCTGGCTCAAGCCCACGCTGATGACCGACTCCCTCGTGCGCAAGGAGCTGATGGGTCAGAAGATCGGCGAGGGATTCGTCCCCGACGTGCACTGCCCGACGGGAGCCCCCCGCGAGGCGATCGTGAAGATCACGCGGGCGGAGGCGGGAGGGCTCGACGGCCGCGGGATCTGGCGCCCCGCGCAGCTGGGCTTCCGGCCGAGCTACGAGAACGAGGCGATGAAGCTCTACCTCGCCGGCGGCTTCGTGAGGAAGAACGGAAGGAGAGGCTGA